TAGATTTAAGCAGGTGATGCCCGGGAGCAAGGTGAAGCTGCTTGGATGGCTCTAAAAGATGAGCTCCAATCCAGGCACAAACCTTCCATTCTTATTTCAGTAGCTTGGAGAAAAATAGGGAGGAAGCAAGTAAATTAACTTGGGCTTCTGCTCTATGGGGCTGCTGAAACCTCAAGCCCTGATTGTCTGAGCTATAACCAATGGAAGGTGTGGCTGCTGAAAGCATCTATGGTGTTGAAAGCAGCTCCTGATGGCCTCTGCAGGAGAGCAGTGCTGGTTCCTGTGGCTGGAGACATGCACCCAGCAGCAGGTGACTGCTGGAGAGACCATGTATGTTAGCTTAAGAAGTGCTGCCTGGAAGATGTATATGTCTCTCCTTGCTAATAGTCTCTGCTGAATGGGGATGCCTATGCCTCAGCATCCCGCAAGTGGTGCTTGGCACACTCCCCCTGCTTGTGGCTGTGCTTCTCACAGTGCTTGCTGCAGTTGCCTCGCTTGGATGTGGAGGAAGTGGAGTGCGCAGGCAAGGCAGATACCACTGGCCTCTCCTGGCTGTTGCAGCGATGAACAAGGATGGGCTCCTTGGGGCTGGCCTTGCTCTTCAGGAGGCGCTGAAGCAGTTGCTTGTCCGACCGCTCCTTCCTGAAGTCATCCTCAAAGATCTTAAGCTGCAAGGAaggcaaaggaaaaacaaaaatgagcAGGGAGAGGCAGATGAGCCCAGAGGTGGCTCTCGCCAACTCTGTGCAACTTGAGGCACTAGCTATTGTGCAGCTAAAACCATGAACACTTTTGAACATAGTTTAAACCGAGTCCATGCTGATTTGGGGAGGGAATaatttctttctcctcttttctgATCCCAACTGGCCAGTACTTTCCAAAGATCAGAATAACAATTCCAGCTATTCAGCCACCTAGCACTTGGCATGGTGATTGTGTACTATATAAATACATAGGCCAGGCCTGACCCCAGCTCATTCCCCTGGAACTGTGTTGGtccacaaaactgggtaacttgGCAACCAAatcacagatgaaattcaatgttgataaatgcaaaggaatgcacattggaaaacatagtccaaactgtacatacaaaatgatggggtctaaattagctgttactactcaagaaagagatcttggagtcatgaagcagatgttttcagaaaactatccacaatatGCAGCAGAAGTCAATAAAGCTAACagtgttagaaaccattaggaaagggatagacagtAAGATAGAAAGTATCATAATTCCATTAtttaaatccatagtacaccaatacctggaatattgtgtacagttctagtcatcccatctcaaaaaagatatattagaaatggaaaaggcacagagaaggacaAGGCAACAAAAACGAATCCaactatggaacagcttccataggaggagaaattaaaaggactgggacttttcatcttggaaaagagacaactaaggggggaatatgattgaggtctataaaatcaggaatggtgtggagaaagtgaataaggaagtgttatttactccgtcacataacacaagaactggggtcacccactgaaattaataggtggcaggtttaaaacaaacataaggaagtacttcttcacagtcaatttgtggaagtcgttgccagggatgttgtgaaggctgaaggtataactggattcagaaaagaactaaagttcatggagccaagatggtcaggaacacaactccatgctctaggtgtccctaaacctctgactacctgATGCTGGGACTGGGCGACAGGGAACgggtcacttgataattgccctgtttatTCCCTTTAAAGCAtttggcattggctactgttgaaagacaggatactgggctagatggaccactgatctgacccagtatggcggtTCTTATGTTCTAGATTGCTAGATCATCAGGAATTAGGAAATAATCCCCTTGTAGCATCCGCATCCCTGGTTAGTAAGAATCCTCTGGCTTCAAGAGAGTGTTTCAGGACAAGTGGGACAAGCAGCCTTGTGTCATTAAACTGCATGGAGCCTGGCAGTGCACTGCAGTGATGGACAGTTGGTGCAGACTCGCTAAACCCTGAAGATTGGGGGAGGTTGCAGATGGTAAGAAGAGAGTGGCTGGAATGAGTTTCTTACATCGCTTTCAAAAAGCAACCTTCTTCATTTTTTAAGTAGCCCGGGGCTGAAAGGACACTGGGACTGTGGCTGGTTCCTCCATTTGACTGCTCACAAGGAAAAGGACATCTTTCTAACTACCAGTTTAGCCTTGTGCTGGGATTGGAAAGTCAAGCAGGGTTCTTCTCTGCACCTGATGTATTTCCTGGAAATATTCAGCTGTAGACTGAGGGCAGAGCATGTCACTTTAGAGGGACCTTAGCTAACAAAGTTGGTAATCCATGAGCCAGACCCGACCCGAGCTCGTTCCCCGGTAGCTGTGTTGGCTCCGCGGAGCCAGCAGTAAAGTTTTGTCATCAAAAGCAGCAGATCTAAGCTCTACAGCACCAATCGCCATAATATCTCCGTGGTGGCTCTAAATACATCTGGAACAGATCCGTTGAGTGGGAAGGTGCTCTTCTATCTTCACCGCACTATAAGAAAATGGGACCTGCTAACACTTGTAACTTGCAAACCAAGAGACAATATGGAGAATCAGATATCATTCAGGTTTCAAAAAGGATTCCCTTGCACATACAGCTACACTAACTGGAGGCAGAAAAACTTGCAAGGTATATCAGGGAGGGTCTTCCCCATTTTCTTATGCTTGAGGCACTGGTCAATGTGAGAGACAGGAGGCTAAATCAGCAGGATCAGTGATCTGATTCAGTATGGCAAGCCCCATGTTCCTAAATCCATTCTGCCGTCATTGAGAAAGCCTCAAATACAGCCTAGTTGCTGGCTgttgcttttccttccctgcaaCTGAGCTGCATTAACAGGCTAACCAGTGCACTCAGAGGACTCACCTGCTCTTGCAGAAGTGCCATCTGCTGCctcatctcctcctccttcttccgtAGCTTCTCATTCTCTGCTTTGATTCGCTCCCGGTCTTTGTGTTCCGTCCTGTAATCCGCCTCATAAATTTCTGTCTGTGAAAGCAGGAAGAGATGCCTGTCAGTAGGGGCTTGGAAGCTCTGTCACGGCTGGGTAACCGGACAGTATGCTAGGAAGGGATGATCATTCTACAGTCTTATGCTGATTTTCATGCAAAAGTCATTGCCACCTTTTGGGGACTGGTCATGCTAATTTCTTCCCCTTGCTACTCCAATAATACTACCTCGTTCTTATATagccatctcaaagcacttagggatcattatccccaatttacagatggggaaagtgaagcagagagacacagtgacatgcccaaggttacccagcaacccagtggcagagctgggactaaaaCCCAGGTCTCACAAGTCCTGGTCCAGCACGCTAGCAACTAAACAACTCTGTTTGAACTCTAACAAGGTGGTGCTGGAAGAATGCTTCCAGGGTCGCTCCAAGCTGGGAGGATGGGGGATTAAAATGATGCAGTGGGGTGGTGTGAGCTGGTGAAGGAGCAGAGCACAGAGCCAATACTCAGTCGCTCCTACGAAAGATTGGAGAGGAGTAGTGCACCACTCTTGGATGTTCGCCTGAGACTAGCTCCCTCTCCCACCTGCCTGAGCAAACATTTCAGTGAGgttctttttcctcctccccttttcccacccccagcatGAACACCCATCCTTCATGACTGATGCTGAGTTACCTGCAGGGGTCGGCACCACTATCTTGCATGacagacacttgacaaaattaccgtACTTAGTGAtggacatggggaggggggcatgtcattgtcattcaattttttgaaaaattaccacaGACTTCAAAATTTTTACCATGCacacattgctgacccctggttaCCTGGCATTTCAAGGCCTCCAGCTGGTCCTTCAGGTCAGTCACCTCTTTCACAGGATCCGAGCTATTATTCACCTGGGTCAAGTGCTTGCACTTCCTGGGCTTGTAGGTCTCACTCCCCTGCACTTTCTGACTGGCTTCTTCGTGCTTTTTGGGTGAATTCTCCTTCAGGCTCTTTCTGGGAAGCGGGAACTGGGCATCTACAAATTCCTCCCAGGGCACAGATGCCAGTACTTCGGAGCCCTAAGGAAGGAAAGGCTTAAAGGTCAGCTGTTGGCATCATCCAGGGCATTGGTGACCAGCTTCTTAGAAATGCTAAATGGTCACTTGTACATTGGGCCCTGGGTGTTTCATTCTCTTCCTGGTCACAATACATTAGGATAAGGGACAGTAGTTTGGTCTCTAGGTGACAataggggaggggttgggtggggctgtGTTTGACACTGAATCTGTTGCTTATAGCAAAGTCATTCTTGGGTAGCAGAGCCTCACAAGCCACACTCCTATTCCTGTAGCATTGCTGCAGGAGCCAGCAAGACAGGCCAGTTCGGAGTGGCTGCATGTGGCACCATGATATGGAAACAGCTGAGAAGCCCTAAATTAGGTCATGCCCATGGTAGCAGATGGTACCATGCATGAGTCAGCAGGTAAGAAAAGCATGAAGGTAAATTTAAGGTCTCCAGATGCCCAGCCTAACAAAGGGGTTCTATGCTACCAGAGAAGCTTGCTCCTGAAGACCTGTATTTACTGTCAGTCTCTCCGGGGAGATTTGAATCTCCTCtgcatttttcagtttgtttccaATATAATTTTGGATCATGAGCCGTTCTAACTGGAGGGCAACTGAACTGTTCAAGACCACATCTCTCTGCTACCAGCAACTCCATCTAAGAGCCACCTGAAACAATGGGCTTAGCAAAATAAGGCTATTGTATGATATAGGGAAACAGTTGGACCAGTGGATAGGTGTGGCCTGGAAGTTGGGAGATGTGGATTCTAgtctcagttctgccactgacctgctgtgtgaccgtgggcaagtcactgccccactctgcctcagtttcccctcctgtttAGAATCTAAACTCTCTTGTGTATGGCCAGAGCTTAGCAGAACAGGGACACAACCTGGGGCCCGTAGATGTTactctaatacaaataacaacaaaATAAGATATCTGCACTGGCTCTCAAGCAGTGTTTGAAAGCTTCAGCATGTCTGTAGCTGAAATAATCTAGTAGAGTTTGGCTGGCCAGTGTGGATGGGACCAATCTATAGTGGAGCCTCGATCTAGCCTCGATTCCTAGCCAGGTTTGAGCACTGTTGTTTTAACACAGTTGGATCCCCATCCATGCTGGCCAGCCAAACTCTGGAGCACATTTGGGTGCAATTCTAGTAGGTGTGGTTATCTGTACTTCAAAGCCAGGATAGATGGAACCGGAGTCCTTCGGAAAGtcaggggaagaaagagaaattaTAGGTGCTGACAAGCTGGTGAGGTCACATGATGAGGCATATACATTGTCAATAATTCTCCCACTCTTGTTCTAGCCCCACCCAGAGAATGCTGGTGTAGAGTGGGTGTTCTGATCTCCATGTCTTCTAAACCTGCTCTGAGCACCAGGCCATCCCGTTATAAGAAGACGGGATTGTGGTGGGAGCTGGACTCTTTGTGCTACTGAGAATATTTCTTTGCTTCTTTCATTCTGATTTTTGCATCCCGAAGCTCAGTAATTTCGGCTGAGTCAAACTTGCTTAGTGCGTTGTTGTTAATAGAGTTGGCTACATGCTGTAGCAACTTGCATGGCTCCGGGACATTGTCAAAGCCAGGGCTGTGCATCAGCACTGACCTGGTGTCTTTCACACCTAGCAATATGACAAATGCCAAGCACAGGTGGCCTTTGAGACTACAGCTAGGAGCTGGTCTAAAGAGTGTGGGGTTCCTTGCCCTCCCTAAGTGAAAATGGAGGTGGTGGCTGTTTTCTATGCAATAATAAAGTTGGACTCTTCCAACCCAATGAATCACTTTCAGTTGTGTTTGTAACACTGCAGCTTTGGTACAGTCCCCGTtcttcagggccggctctcggcaccagcaaaacaagctggtgcttggggcggcacatttttaggggcggcattctggcacgggtcatgccgcccctaaaaatgtgccccggccgccctaactcacctccgctgctgccgctcacacactgctgctcgccctccctctcaggctctcaaacccaggagggagggggagatcccgagcagccgcggcgcgcgaaacagctgtttcgcgcgctgtgGGCCGctggggatctccccctccctcccgggtttgagagcctgggagggagggggagaccccgagtgccCGCGACGCACgcactgcttctccctctcccttcctccctcctaggcttgagagcctggggggaggaggcagggctggggatttgtggaaggggcggagttgaggtggggctgggggggtaagaaaaaaacggggggggggaaactgttttcgcttggggcggcaaaaatcctagagccggccctgccgttCTTAGACTCCTTTATGGGAAGAGGAAGAGGGTTTACTGTGAACTTACAGCCGAGGTCCTCTTCTCCCTGTCGTGGTGCTGTCTGCCTTCTAGCTGCCTCACGTACTCCTGTAAATGCTGGTTCTTCTTGAGCTCCTGGATGAGGGTTTGTTCATAGTACTCCCTCTTGTTCTGCAATGGGGATGGACACCGTCAGAACAGCATCTAACATTCAAAGGAAGCAGACAGGCCCTGGATGCTACTTGCAGCATCCTAAATTCACATGTGGTAGGAAAGGGGTTTCTGTTCACTGATCTTTCTCCACCCAGCCTTACTGCACCACTTCCTGGAAATCTATGCTAAGAAGGGAGCTGCAGTGTGTCTTTCGCAAGCAGCAAACCTATGTCCTTtacctccccacctccctcacaGTCAGCTAACTCATTGGTGTCTTCGGTGTCACCGAGGGGGTAGTACACTGGACGAGGCTCTAGGGGTGGCCAGCTtcatgaccttaggcaagttgctctgcttctctgtgcctcagtttccctaacaaggagataatgatactgacttcctttgtaaagtgctaaaTAAAAAGTGTCTTCAGTGGGCTCTGAATCAGGCTCACTGGGCTTTTCTCTGTCCCCGTACAGTTCCTCTAGATGGTATAACTCCCTGATGAATTTGATATTAGAGATGAGGAGAGTAGGTTTGGAAAAGCGAGCTGGGTATTATGTATCCCTTCCTCCTGTCACCAGTATTTTTAGGACTAGGCAAAGGCCCATCAGATTCACTTCTCTTGTCATCTAAGACAGATTTGAATCAGGGCTTTTCCCAGTGCAAGGGAAGTGCAGTAACACAGGGGCTCACCTACCGCTGTAGCTCTGACTGCAGGGGAGGCTGGTGCCTCTACCCCGGTGCTTCATTTCTACACCACGTAGTCTCTCTGCATGAACACAGCATGGCACTGCtctgctttgggggagggggggagtaggGAAGAGCCCCTGAGGGAGGCAAGAGAATATTGCTACTCAACAGAAAAACTGACCTGCCAAGTAAGACTCGAGGGGAGGAGATTGGCTGACTTGAAGATCTACACCGAGCCACAGTCTCAGGATTTGCTGCCTTAGTCCCTCCCCTGTGCTGGCATGTGCTCTCAATACAAGCCTAGCCCTAGGTGCTCTGCTGCATGCCCAGAAAGTAGCAGGGGCTCCTTTGCTCACCTGTTCGTGCTCAAGCTTAATGGAGAGCCTCTCCGTCTGCTGCTTGAGAATAACCACCTCCTGCTGCAGGGCCCCCATcttctgctgcagccccagggtagTGGTATGGTAAATTTGGTCCCACTCCTGATTTAGCTTCATGAGCTGCAAGAATGGGGCAGAAAAGCCACGGGGTGCGTTTAATTGCCCTTCTGGCCGCACAGGGAGCGAGTGTTCTCTCTGCCAGACTACCCCCAACCGGTTATGCGTGCGCTAGCCCATCACAGGTGAATGTCACTCAGCCATTCTGGGCCGAGTGAGAAATAGCTTCTCCTGCTGGAGCTTCTGGGGAGACGATGGGGACAGAAGGGATTGGGGATAGGACCTGCCCAGGACACTTGTCTTAACAACTCTGCTCTGGCTATGGGCTATTTAATTATTATAGATTCTAGCCCCAGGGCACTTCCTAGGAATGTAACAATGGAGGTCCCGGCCCCAAGGGGCTTCcatgggagcaggactgagccTAGGAGATGTAAGtctaaggacttgtcttcactagagCATTAGCTCCTGTTGGTGCATGACGCTGGGGAGTCATGGTAGCAAACACGATGGTACCCAGTGTAGACTAGGGCGAGCTGTGCTCAGCATTAATTCTGGGGGTTGTGGTTAAGTTCATGCaattgtaacccacacatctcctgggtgtggtgatctgtcccctctagtggctccgagaccacttagagattaatgagtctgctacagccttagctaagagccatgtggcttttaattcatgcagtagaggctcatgcatttagctccataGGTCCCAGGTTGGATCCTGCCcgctgacgaccggggtctgtcggtgttacacaatGACCCAGCTGGCAGACAAGATCCAGCAGGATCACAGCCTGATTTGATACAGGGCTCACCCTCTGCCAGTGCTGCTGCCTTGGACTCCGTACCCTAAGTCCAGTTGCACTGTCACCTGGTGCTGACCAGTCAGCTGCATGGTCCCATGGGAGGGAAAAGACTAAAGATGAAGACATGGCTTCTATGGGGATGTAATTGCACCCACTACTGTGATATGCGTGGGGCATGACTTGGAGATCAGAGCACAGCCGGACCCACACAGTGCTACTGGGAAGAGGGGCAGATCTGGAAGGACTCTTAGTGCACGAGGAGGACTGTACACCTGCATGCAGGAGCTATTCTGTCCCCTACCCACCACCCTCCCCCGCTAGCCAAGGAGATAATGAGGGAGCTGTTcattggactg
This genomic interval from Malaclemys terrapin pileata isolate rMalTer1 chromosome 9, rMalTer1.hap1, whole genome shotgun sequence contains the following:
- the LOC128842715 gene encoding TNFAIP3-interacting protein 3-like isoform X1, producing the protein METGPLLALPHDKAELLSELQRGAPPLDFCLEQGPRLARPQDALALNGEGTQRVLSEPVISNQHDSEEIVTYISESMTVTSADEEKLLLLNKNTELRRINKELMKLNQEWDQIYHTTTLGLQQKMGALQQEVVILKQQTERLSIKLEHEQNKREYYEQTLIQELKKNQHLQEYVRQLEGRQHHDREKRTSAGSEVLASVPWEEFVDAQFPLPRKSLKENSPKKHEEASQKVQGSETYKPRKCKHLTQVNNSSDPVKEVTDLKDQLEALKCQTEIYEADYRTEHKDRERIKAENEKLRKKEEEMRQQMALLQEQLKIFEDDFRKERSDKQLLQRLLKSKASPKEPILVHRCNSQERPVVSALPAHSTSSTSKRGNCSKHCEKHSHKQGECAKHHLRDAEA
- the LOC128842715 gene encoding TNFAIP3-interacting protein 3-like isoform X2 translates to METGPLLALPHDKAELLSELQRGAPPLDFCLEQGPRLARPQDALALNGEGTQRVLSEPVISNQHDSEEIVTYISESMTVTSADEEKLLLLNKNTELRRINKELMKLNQEWDQIYHTTTLGLQQKMGALQQEVVILKQQTERLSIKLEHEQNKREYYEQTLIQELKKNQHLQEYVRQLEGRQHHDREKRTSAGSEVLASVPWEEFVDAQFPLPRKSLKENSPKKHEEASQKVQGSETYKPRKCKHLTQTEIYEADYRTEHKDRERIKAENEKLRKKEEEMRQQMALLQEQLKIFEDDFRKERSDKQLLQRLLKSKASPKEPILVHRCNSQERPVVSALPAHSTSSTSKRGNCSKHCEKHSHKQGECAKHHLRDAEA